One Eubacteriales bacterium mix99 genomic window carries:
- the smpB gene encoding SsrA-binding protein SmpB, with the protein MAGDGIKIIAQNKKARHDYFIEETYEAGMVLIGTEVKSIRLGRVNLKDSYADVKQGEVYVHNMHISPYEQGNIFNRDPLRDRKLLLNRREINKLIGYIQQRGYSLIPLQIYLSHGLVKMQLAVSKGKKLYDKRRDMAKRDAKRDMERAFREHQKL; encoded by the coding sequence ATGGCAGGGGATGGAATCAAGATAATTGCACAGAATAAAAAGGCTCGCCATGACTATTTTATCGAGGAAACCTACGAAGCCGGCATGGTATTGATCGGCACAGAGGTGAAATCCATCCGTCTTGGCAGGGTGAATCTGAAGGACAGCTATGCCGATGTGAAGCAAGGGGAAGTTTATGTGCACAATATGCATATCAGTCCCTATGAGCAGGGTAACATTTTTAACCGGGATCCGCTGCGGGACCGGAAGCTACTGCTGAACCGGCGGGAAATCAACAAGCTTATCGGCTATATTCAGCAGAGAGGCTATTCCCTGATTCCGCTGCAGATTTATCTGTCCCATGGCCTGGTCAAGATGCAGCTGGCAGTTTCCAAAGGGAAAAAGCTCTATGATAAGCGCAGGGATATGGCAAAACGTGATGCGAAGCGTGACATGGAGCGGGCCTTCCGGGAGCACCAGAAGCTTTAA
- a CDS encoding fructose bisphosphate aldolase, whose protein sequence is MNLEQAERMSKGKGFIAALDQSGGSTPKALAAYGIPKGSYSGEKEMFELVHKMRTRIITSPAFTSGHILGAILFEQTMEREVGGMPTGDYLWEKKGIVPILKVDKGLADPENGVQLMKPIPDLDKLLERAVKHHIFGTKMRSVIKSANPKGIEQIVDQQFEYGRQILDAGLVPILEPEVDIKSPDKKESERLLRDGILNGLRSLKENGKVMLKLSIPTEDNFYADLIEHPRVMRVVALSGGYSREMANERLARNHGLIASFSRALSEGLSAKQTDEEFHSMLADSIEKIYHASIS, encoded by the coding sequence ATGAATCTGGAACAAGCAGAAAGAATGAGCAAGGGAAAGGGATTTATTGCGGCGCTCGACCAGAGCGGGGGCAGCACACCCAAAGCACTGGCAGCATATGGGATCCCGAAAGGTTCGTACTCCGGAGAGAAGGAGATGTTTGAACTCGTACACAAGATGAGGACAAGAATCATAACGAGTCCGGCATTTACTTCCGGGCATATTCTTGGCGCAATTCTTTTTGAGCAGACTATGGAAAGGGAAGTCGGGGGCATGCCCACGGGGGATTATCTCTGGGAGAAAAAAGGCATTGTTCCGATTTTGAAAGTGGACAAAGGTCTTGCAGATCCTGAAAACGGAGTGCAGCTGATGAAGCCGATCCCTGATTTGGATAAGCTTCTGGAGCGCGCGGTAAAGCATCATATTTTTGGCACCAAGATGCGTTCTGTGATAAAAAGCGCAAATCCGAAGGGCATTGAACAGATCGTTGATCAGCAGTTTGAATATGGCAGGCAGATTTTGGATGCCGGCCTTGTCCCCATTCTGGAGCCGGAAGTGGATATCAAGAGTCCGGACAAGAAAGAGTCGGAGAGGCTTCTTCGGGATGGTATCCTGAACGGACTCAGGAGCCTGAAGGAGAACGGGAAGGTTATGCTGAAGCTGTCGATTCCAACAGAGGATAATTTCTATGCGGACCTGATTGAGCATCCCCGTGTTATGCGCGTGGTAGCACTGTCCGGGGGCTACAGCAGGGAGATGGCAAATGAAAGGCTTGCCCGGAACCACGGGCTTATTGCCAGCTTCTCCAGGGCATTGTCGGAGGGGCTTTCCGCCAAACAAACCGATGAAGAGTTCCATTCGATGCTTGCTGATTCGATAGAGAAGATCTATCATGCATCCATATCCTGA
- a CDS encoding 3-oxoacyl-[acyl-carrier-protein] synthase III C-terminal domain-containing protein, with product MRHQNINIVGTGIYHPRHRVGNQYFIHHFEKMGKDVSGLLKHLEREYRYLSDDPDETAVTMGCHACLAALKNAGIGMEEVDLLVFATDTPEFTSPTNAIKLLDMLGGPNIQMAYDTNSNCLGMITALDQASRILMTNRRFHKALVVGSMLFSSVSSRKDVVSYSNFGDAAAAVVLKKEEEDEKRGFLDSAHYTQTSECDCIRMPKAGFSKVIRDGVEHDEDKKWYWEPFDGSFISDIWERLIRELTEDYHLKPSDLGHLIFSQFTVPDTRRTLDKLGIGYDRTTYVGKEYGYTGTTSPVLALDRALKTGKIHRKDYVTICSMGSGTTVSVLLFRF from the coding sequence ATGAGGCATCAAAACATCAACATCGTAGGTACGGGCATTTATCATCCGAGGCATCGGGTTGGCAACCAATATTTCATTCATCATTTTGAAAAAATGGGTAAAGACGTTTCCGGTTTATTAAAACATTTGGAGAGGGAATACCGGTATCTGTCAGACGATCCGGATGAAACCGCAGTCACAATGGGCTGTCATGCATGCCTGGCAGCTTTGAAGAATGCAGGCATCGGCATGGAAGAGGTGGATTTGCTTGTTTTTGCCACAGATACACCGGAATTTACCTCCCCGACCAATGCCATCAAGCTGCTGGACATGCTTGGCGGACCAAATATACAAATGGCATATGACACCAATTCCAACTGTCTGGGCATGATAACGGCTTTGGACCAGGCCAGCCGGATTCTGATGACGAACAGACGATTTCACAAGGCTTTGGTCGTCGGCTCCATGTTGTTCAGCTCGGTCAGCAGCAGGAAGGATGTGGTCTCCTATTCCAACTTCGGGGATGCTGCCGCAGCTGTTGTTTTGAAAAAAGAGGAAGAAGATGAAAAGAGGGGATTCTTGGATTCCGCTCATTACACACAGACTTCCGAATGTGACTGCATACGTATGCCCAAGGCAGGGTTCTCCAAAGTTATTCGGGATGGAGTGGAACATGACGAAGATAAGAAATGGTATTGGGAACCATTCGATGGCAGTTTTATTTCCGATATCTGGGAAAGACTCATTCGGGAGCTTACGGAAGACTATCATTTGAAGCCTTCGGATCTTGGACATCTCATTTTTTCCCAGTTTACCGTGCCGGATACCAGGCGAACGCTGGACAAGCTGGGTATTGGTTATGACAGGACGACATACGTGGGAAAGGAATATGGATACACCGGGACAACAAGCCCGGTTTTGGCATTGGACCGGGCCCTGAAGACGGGAAAGATCCATAGAAAAGATTATGTTACAATTTGTTCCATGGGATCCGGCACAACGGTCAGCGTTCTGCTGTTCCGGTTTTGA